A single Anatilimnocola floriformis DNA region contains:
- a CDS encoding DUF6932 family protein, with the protein MESESNPGNYTSLWPAGFHFCDLGQIRLRCVTAEQFRNSTVRDKWMNRLEMIAERMTLANVNGELWVDGSFVTTKLNPRDLDVCFYVKAELLEQGNKIQREAVKWFDRLQITHGVDAYISTIFSVTDPRHEETLNDYLFWKNLWGTSRNNSPQGIVVLRL; encoded by the coding sequence ATGGAATCAGAGTCAAATCCAGGAAACTACACTTCACTTTGGCCGGCAGGGTTTCACTTCTGCGATCTTGGTCAAATTCGTTTGCGCTGCGTCACGGCCGAGCAGTTTCGCAATTCAACTGTTCGCGACAAGTGGATGAATAGACTTGAAATGATTGCCGAGCGAATGACGTTGGCGAATGTCAACGGAGAACTCTGGGTTGACGGAAGTTTCGTCACGACAAAATTGAACCCACGTGATCTGGACGTCTGTTTTTACGTCAAAGCCGAACTACTGGAACAGGGCAACAAGATTCAGCGTGAAGCAGTGAAGTGGTTCGATAGACTCCAAATCACGCACGGAGTCGACGCGTACATTTCGACGATCTTTTCTGTGACTGATCCGCGCCATGAAGAGACTTTAAACGACTACTTGTTCTGGAAGAATCTTTGGGGGACTAGCCGGAATAATTCACCACAAGGGATTGTCGTGTTAAGATTGTAG
- a CDS encoding PVC-type heme-binding CxxCH protein produces MRRLLTLLLVWSVAFLAAQHSAAADGEWKTVPVPAAWKTSPGGQDVRLWYRAAVQIPAEWKGREVTLAVEAVDDAREIYFAGEKIGGLGTFPPQYLSGIGQTQRFKIPAEKIKAGELQLIAIRVCVVDGRSGFNVAAPVLFGGEQAIRLSGDWQVRTGDDVAWANADKESLAKVPAFSKLEVAAVVDRELKKLQGEEGPLPPEQSLAKIKVADDLQINLAVGEPHVRQPLSIKWDARGRLWCVQYLQYPHPAGLTAISRDKFLRTVYDKVPPAPPNHFRGEDKITIHEDTDGDGKYDQHKTFLDGLSVCSSFAFGDGGVWVLNPPYLLFYPDKNGDDVPDGDPEVHLEGFGIEDSHSVANNLRWGPDGWLYAAQGSTVTGAVKRPGEKKAIHSQGQLIWRYHPPTKKYEIFAEGGGNAFGVEFDDQGRIFSGHNGGNTRGFHYVQGGYYQKGFGKHGELSNPFAFGYFEAMAHAKVPRFTHAFVIYGGAALPEKYNNLLMGVAPLQSHVTLSTLEADRSSFKTTDVGHLMTSDDPWVRPVDIQVGPDGAVYVVDMYEQRIDHASHYQGRVHKESGRIWRISAKGGKPPAAVDLTKKIDSELLNVGVYEANRWQRQTALQVLAQRRPEGVQERLIREIHGEKGEHALNCLWALQASGGLGDQQAALLLKHHEPLVREWTIRLVCDDGEISSAIAQQLVELAKTEKDVRVRSQLAASSRRLSGEHTLAISAGLAGHQEDAADIHLPLLLWWAIEAKADSDRDAVIEWLKKNNELPLASQHIVERLARRFATSGQRKDLLACAQLLTTLPSKDAKAKVMAGIEAAFQGRSMNALPPELLSAMAAAGSASPTLRLRQGDPAAVAEALKQIGNESFDAAKREQLIAIFGTIQQPTSVPVLLKIVKDSRNDGLRSSALGSLQSYKNPEIGQEVVAAYQDMPEAVRGVAQSLLASRSSWAKLLVAAVDAKQIEAAGIHESTVRRLLLSDQADVREACKKHWGELAGASNEALRAEVEKLLQVAAAGSGNPYAGKKLYATSCGKCHKLFADGGAIGPDLTSYKRDDLRGILLNVVNPSAEIREGFENYLVQTADGRTLSGFIAEQDAQVVVIRGVDGQNLSLPREEIEDLRAVPVSLMPTGLLKQFSDQQVRDLLAYLRSTQPLP; encoded by the coding sequence ATGCGTCGCTTGCTCACGCTCTTGTTGGTTTGGTCCGTGGCGTTTCTGGCCGCGCAGCATTCGGCCGCCGCCGATGGCGAGTGGAAGACCGTACCCGTTCCCGCTGCGTGGAAGACTTCGCCCGGGGGCCAGGACGTGCGGCTGTGGTATCGCGCCGCCGTCCAAATTCCCGCCGAGTGGAAAGGGCGGGAAGTAACTCTCGCCGTCGAAGCCGTTGATGACGCTCGCGAAATCTACTTCGCCGGCGAAAAGATTGGTGGCTTGGGAACTTTTCCGCCACAGTACTTGAGTGGCATCGGCCAAACCCAGCGATTCAAAATCCCTGCCGAAAAAATCAAAGCCGGCGAATTGCAGCTGATTGCAATTCGCGTCTGCGTCGTCGATGGCCGATCCGGATTCAATGTCGCCGCGCCTGTTCTCTTCGGCGGCGAGCAGGCGATTCGCCTCAGTGGCGATTGGCAAGTGCGAACGGGTGATGACGTTGCCTGGGCGAATGCAGACAAAGAGTCGCTCGCGAAAGTCCCGGCTTTTTCCAAACTCGAAGTCGCTGCTGTGGTCGATCGCGAACTGAAAAAACTGCAAGGTGAAGAAGGGCCGCTGCCGCCGGAGCAGTCGCTGGCCAAGATCAAAGTCGCCGATGACTTACAGATCAACCTCGCTGTCGGCGAGCCGCATGTACGGCAACCGCTGTCGATCAAATGGGATGCTCGCGGCCGGCTGTGGTGCGTGCAGTACTTGCAGTATCCGCATCCCGCCGGTTTGACCGCGATCAGCCGCGATAAATTTCTTCGCACGGTCTACGACAAAGTTCCGCCGGCCCCGCCGAATCATTTTCGCGGCGAAGACAAGATCACGATTCACGAAGACACCGACGGCGACGGTAAATATGACCAGCACAAGACTTTTCTCGACGGCTTGAGTGTCTGCTCATCGTTTGCCTTCGGCGACGGTGGCGTGTGGGTGCTCAATCCGCCGTACTTGCTCTTCTATCCCGATAAAAATGGCGACGATGTTCCCGATGGTGATCCGGAAGTGCATCTCGAGGGCTTCGGCATTGAAGACTCGCATTCGGTCGCGAACAACCTGCGTTGGGGACCCGATGGCTGGCTGTATGCCGCGCAAGGGAGCACCGTCACCGGCGCGGTGAAACGGCCTGGCGAGAAAAAGGCGATTCACTCGCAAGGGCAACTCATCTGGCGCTATCATCCTCCGACAAAGAAATATGAGATCTTCGCCGAAGGTGGCGGCAATGCTTTTGGAGTGGAGTTCGACGATCAAGGCCGAATCTTCAGCGGCCACAACGGCGGCAACACCCGTGGCTTTCATTACGTGCAGGGTGGCTACTATCAAAAGGGATTCGGCAAGCACGGTGAACTCTCGAATCCCTTCGCCTTTGGCTATTTCGAAGCCATGGCTCACGCCAAGGTGCCGCGGTTCACACACGCCTTCGTCATCTACGGCGGCGCTGCCTTGCCCGAGAAGTACAACAATTTGCTAATGGGCGTTGCGCCGCTGCAGAGTCACGTCACGCTCAGCACGCTCGAAGCCGATCGGTCGAGTTTCAAGACCACCGACGTCGGCCATTTGATGACGAGTGACGATCCCTGGGTGCGGCCGGTCGATATTCAAGTCGGCCCCGACGGCGCTGTGTATGTCGTCGATATGTACGAGCAGCGAATCGATCATGCCAGTCACTATCAAGGACGAGTGCACAAAGAGAGTGGTCGCATCTGGCGGATCTCGGCGAAGGGTGGTAAACCGCCAGCGGCCGTTGATCTCACGAAAAAGATCGATAGTGAACTGCTGAATGTCGGTGTATATGAAGCCAATCGCTGGCAGCGACAAACGGCGTTGCAGGTGCTCGCTCAGCGCAGGCCGGAAGGTGTGCAGGAACGGCTCATTCGAGAAATCCACGGCGAGAAAGGCGAGCACGCGCTAAACTGCTTGTGGGCTTTGCAAGCCAGCGGCGGATTGGGCGATCAGCAGGCCGCACTGTTGTTGAAACACCACGAACCGCTGGTGCGAGAGTGGACGATTCGCCTCGTCTGCGACGATGGCGAAATCAGTTCGGCCATTGCGCAGCAGTTAGTCGAACTGGCGAAAACGGAAAAAGACGTCCGCGTGCGGAGTCAACTCGCCGCATCCTCGCGGCGGTTGAGCGGCGAACACACGCTAGCCATCTCCGCGGGATTGGCAGGGCATCAGGAGGACGCTGCCGATATCCATCTGCCGCTGCTGTTGTGGTGGGCGATCGAAGCGAAAGCCGATTCCGACCGCGATGCTGTGATCGAGTGGCTGAAGAAAAACAATGAGTTGCCGCTGGCATCGCAACACATCGTGGAACGCCTTGCTCGTCGTTTTGCAACGTCGGGGCAGCGTAAGGATTTGCTCGCCTGCGCGCAGCTGCTCACCACACTGCCGAGCAAAGACGCCAAAGCCAAAGTAATGGCGGGCATCGAAGCAGCCTTTCAAGGTCGCAGCATGAATGCCTTGCCGCCGGAACTGCTCTCCGCAATGGCCGCCGCCGGATCGGCTTCGCCGACGTTGCGGTTGCGGCAAGGTGATCCCGCCGCAGTTGCGGAAGCTCTCAAGCAAATCGGCAATGAGTCATTCGATGCCGCCAAGCGCGAACAGCTGATTGCGATTTTCGGCACCATTCAGCAACCGACATCGGTCCCCGTGCTGCTGAAGATCGTCAAGGATTCTCGCAACGATGGACTCCGCAGCAGTGCGCTGGGTTCGCTGCAATCCTACAAAAATCCAGAGATCGGCCAGGAGGTCGTGGCTGCCTACCAAGACATGCCAGAAGCGGTTCGCGGCGTGGCTCAATCGCTTCTCGCTAGCCGCAGCAGTTGGGCCAAGTTGCTCGTCGCTGCCGTTGACGCGAAGCAGATCGAAGCAGCCGGCATTCATGAGAGCACCGTGCGACGACTGCTTCTCAGCGACCAGGCCGATGTGCGCGAGGCTTGCAAGAAGCATTGGGGCGAACTGGCCGGTGCGTCGAACGAAGCTCTTCGGGCCGAAGTGGAAAAGCTCCTGCAAGTCGCTGCGGCCGGCAGCGGCAATCCCTACGCCGGCAAAAAGCTCTACGCCACTTCCTGCGGCAAGTGCCACAAGCTTTTCGCCGACGGCGGTGCGATTGGGCCCGACCTAACAAGCTACAAACGAGACGATCTGCGCGGCATTCTCTTGAACGTGGTGAATCCCAGTGCCGAGATTCGCGAGGGCTTTGAAAATTACCTCGTACAAACCGCCGACGGTCGCACGCTCAGTGGATTCATCGCTGAGCAAGATGCGCAGGTGGTCGTCATCCGCGGCGTGGATGGCCAGAATCTCTCGCTGCCACGCGAAGAAATCGAGGACCTCCGCGCCGTGCCCGTTTCGCTCATGCCCACCGGCCTACTGAAGCAATTCAGCGATCAGCAGGTTCGCGACTTGCTCGCGTACTTACGCAGCACACAACCGCTGCCTTAA
- a CDS encoding (5-formylfuran-3-yl)methyl phosphate synthase produces the protein MSKKKQARTKLLVSVTGAVEAITAMENGADLIDIKDPSRGSLGAASPDVWREVLGVVNKQVPVSAALGEIRNIDLEKLATETRGLSFAKVGMSDATTNGVFDWRYYWRQWRSLLKRGTQPVLVVYADWRDCGAPSPAELVQCVPEFRVPVVLVDTYDKSNGNLREHCSDAQLIRFIGAVRDAKAQVVLAGSLQLSDLPDLLPLAPDYVAVRGAVCRGARTGRLDGALVREWATALSTSRK, from the coding sequence ATGAGCAAAAAGAAGCAAGCAAGGACAAAGCTGCTGGTAAGCGTCACGGGCGCCGTCGAAGCGATTACCGCCATGGAGAATGGCGCCGATCTGATCGACATCAAGGATCCGTCGCGCGGTTCGCTCGGCGCTGCGAGCCCCGATGTCTGGCGCGAAGTTCTCGGAGTCGTCAACAAGCAAGTTCCCGTGAGCGCCGCGCTCGGCGAGATTCGCAACATCGACCTCGAAAAACTTGCCACAGAAACTCGTGGTCTATCTTTTGCCAAGGTCGGCATGAGCGATGCCACCACCAACGGCGTGTTCGACTGGCGATATTACTGGCGGCAATGGCGATCGCTGCTGAAGCGTGGTACGCAGCCCGTCCTCGTTGTCTATGCCGACTGGCGCGACTGCGGCGCGCCATCGCCCGCCGAGCTGGTGCAATGCGTGCCGGAGTTTCGCGTGCCCGTTGTGCTCGTCGATACCTACGACAAGAGCAACGGCAACTTGCGCGAGCACTGCAGCGACGCGCAGTTGATTCGCTTCATCGGCGCCGTTCGCGATGCGAAAGCCCAGGTCGTGCTTGCTGGTTCGTTGCAACTCAGCGATTTGCCCGATCTGCTGCCACTCGCGCCAGACTATGTTGCCGTGCGCGGCGCGGTTTGTCGCGGCGCGCGCACCGGCCGACTCGATGGTGCACTCGTGCGCGAATGGGCGACGGCCTTAAGCACTTCGCGCAAGTAG
- a CDS encoding STAS domain-containing protein produces MVVDLIPGWTLEMDRGPDWLFIRPVPPKDKLGVEVELAEAIWERMEQQFCHRVVIEMDQVPMLRSWLVGQLALLHKRVTSRDGLMRMCGVSDSNHEVLKTVRLDDRFPQYADRGAAVMGYRPKPR; encoded by the coding sequence ATGGTGGTCGATTTAATTCCCGGCTGGACATTGGAGATGGATCGTGGGCCCGATTGGCTGTTCATTCGCCCGGTGCCGCCCAAAGACAAACTGGGCGTGGAAGTGGAACTGGCCGAGGCGATCTGGGAGCGGATGGAGCAGCAATTCTGCCATCGCGTCGTGATCGAAATGGATCAGGTGCCCATGCTTCGCAGCTGGCTCGTCGGTCAACTAGCGCTGTTGCACAAGCGCGTTACCTCGCGCGACGGCTTGATGCGGATGTGCGGGGTATCGGACAGCAATCACGAAGTGCTGAAGACGGTGCGACTCGACGATCGCTTTCCGCAATACGCCGACCGCGGCGCCGCCGTAATGGGCTATCGGCCCAAACCGCGGTAA
- a CDS encoding polyhydroxyalkanoic acid system family protein, with protein sequence MASLSVQVPHQLPVAEAVQRLQGFLEEVRRDHADRVSNVQGEWLGETLKFGFTAMGMQIKGDLVVANDEVRVSGNLPFAASLFRGTIESTIRTELEKLLR encoded by the coding sequence ATGGCATCGCTCTCCGTGCAAGTTCCCCATCAGCTTCCCGTCGCCGAAGCGGTGCAGCGACTGCAAGGTTTTCTGGAAGAAGTTCGCCGCGATCACGCCGATCGTGTGAGTAACGTGCAAGGCGAATGGCTGGGCGAAACGCTGAAGTTCGGCTTCACGGCGATGGGCATGCAGATCAAAGGTGACCTCGTCGTCGCTAACGATGAGGTCCGCGTGAGCGGCAACCTACCGTTCGCTGCCAGCCTGTTTCGCGGCACGATTGAATCGACGATTCGCACCGAGTTGGAAAAGCTGCTGCGATAG
- a CDS encoding sensor histidine kinase encodes MHPQSWFWRLLAWQAILCVGLVVAAAMLATRSAAAGWSLPRVLLVLLLVALCISAATIWFSLKRLHQPLVELARLARQISAGDGDSVPSSLPGEELSEISGALQLFRGRLEQRGDQVQQNTQRLQTVMASMIEGVLAVGPDHTILLANQAAQRLLDFATSQPQGRSLLEVTRARSVYEAVQHALETTKAVEREFDSPGVQRRVLLLRATRLPGEPCPGVMVVIHDVSELRRLENLRREFVANVSHELKTPLAAIKAYAETLRMGAVNDPENNLAFVLRIEEQAERLHQLILDMLQIARIESGQQTFNIIDVGLAELIDECLAQFADLAAAKQIDLVGELPADELTARGDEEGLRTILSNLVDNAIKYTTTGGEVFIRCQATEETVTIEVKDSGIGIADKELVRIFERFYRVDRARSREMGGTGLGLSIVKNLTQAFGGSVGVVSEPGKGSTFRVTLKRCKPATPAVTASAV; translated from the coding sequence ATGCATCCCCAATCCTGGTTCTGGCGACTCTTGGCATGGCAGGCCATTCTGTGTGTGGGCTTGGTCGTGGCCGCGGCAATGTTGGCCACGCGCAGCGCCGCGGCGGGTTGGTCGTTACCCCGAGTTTTGTTGGTGCTGCTGCTGGTTGCGTTGTGCATTAGCGCGGCCACGATTTGGTTCAGCCTGAAGCGGCTGCATCAGCCGCTCGTCGAACTGGCCCGCTTGGCTCGGCAAATTTCGGCGGGCGATGGCGACTCGGTTCCGTCGTCGCTCCCGGGTGAAGAGCTCAGCGAAATCAGCGGCGCGCTGCAACTCTTTCGCGGCCGGCTTGAGCAGCGGGGCGATCAAGTTCAACAGAACACGCAGCGGCTGCAAACCGTCATGGCGAGCATGATCGAAGGCGTGCTCGCCGTTGGGCCCGATCATACGATTCTGCTCGCCAACCAGGCGGCTCAGCGGTTGCTCGACTTTGCGACGTCACAGCCGCAGGGGCGCTCGCTCCTCGAAGTGACCCGGGCTCGCTCGGTTTATGAAGCCGTGCAACACGCGCTCGAAACGACGAAGGCCGTCGAGCGTGAGTTCGATTCGCCCGGCGTGCAACGGCGAGTGCTGTTGTTGCGAGCCACGCGTTTGCCCGGCGAACCTTGTCCCGGCGTGATGGTCGTTATTCATGATGTGTCGGAACTGCGGCGGCTCGAGAATCTCCGCCGCGAGTTCGTCGCCAATGTTTCGCACGAATTGAAAACGCCGCTCGCCGCGATTAAGGCCTATGCCGAGACGCTGCGGATGGGGGCGGTGAATGACCCGGAGAATAATCTGGCGTTTGTGCTGCGGATCGAAGAGCAAGCCGAGCGGCTGCATCAGCTGATTCTCGACATGCTGCAGATCGCGCGGATCGAATCGGGGCAGCAGACGTTCAACATCATCGACGTCGGCTTGGCCGAGTTAATCGACGAATGCCTGGCGCAATTTGCCGATCTGGCCGCGGCGAAACAGATTGATCTGGTTGGTGAACTTCCCGCCGACGAACTCACGGCTCGCGGTGACGAAGAAGGACTGCGTACGATTCTCAGCAACCTCGTCGACAACGCGATCAAATACACCACGACCGGCGGCGAGGTTTTTATTCGCTGCCAGGCGACGGAAGAGACCGTTACCATCGAAGTCAAAGACAGCGGCATCGGCATCGCTGACAAGGAGTTGGTGCGGATCTTCGAGCGGTTCTATCGTGTCGATCGCGCCCGCTCGCGCGAGATGGGGGGCACGGGCCTGGGCCTGTCGATCGTAAAGAATCTCACGCAAGCTTTCGGCGGCAGCGTGGGAGTGGTGAGCGAACCGGGCAAGGGTTCCACGTTTCGCGTCACTCTCAAACGCTGCAAGCCGGCGACGCCAGCCGTTACGGCAAGTGCTGTCTAA
- the tpx gene encoding thiol peroxidase, translated as MSRAAAVTFKGTPMTLAGEAVKVGQAAPDFTIHFFEGGLKTITLADLKGKATILSVVPSLDTGVCKIQTKKFNDELSSLAGGINAVAVSLDLPFAMNRFCGAEEIKNLKVGSDYQNRNFGQAYGVLIEELKLLARSVFVIDKDGKIAYAEVVPEVTSEPNYPAALEALKKSL; from the coding sequence ATGTCCCGTGCCGCCGCTGTTACGTTCAAAGGCACCCCCATGACCCTCGCCGGCGAAGCCGTGAAGGTCGGCCAAGCCGCGCCTGATTTCACCATTCACTTCTTCGAAGGCGGCCTGAAGACGATCACCCTCGCCGACCTCAAGGGGAAGGCCACCATCCTGAGCGTCGTGCCGTCGCTCGACACTGGCGTGTGCAAGATTCAAACGAAGAAGTTCAACGATGAACTGTCGTCGCTGGCCGGCGGCATCAACGCCGTTGCCGTCAGCCTCGACCTGCCGTTCGCGATGAACCGTTTCTGCGGCGCCGAAGAAATCAAGAATCTGAAGGTCGGCAGCGATTATCAGAATCGCAACTTCGGCCAAGCCTATGGCGTGCTGATCGAAGAGCTGAAGCTCCTTGCTCGCAGCGTGTTCGTGATCGACAAGGACGGCAAGATCGCCTACGCCGAAGTCGTGCCAGAAGTCACCAGCGAACCGAACTACCCAGCCGCTCTCGAAGCACTGAAGAAGTCGCTGTAA
- a CDS encoding Lpg1974 family pore-forming outer membrane protein translates to MFIQRIAAAAALVVCCCVATATAQEYDDLGEPSVAATVYQPTAYWYSGAEFLFLNVNADSGGQITVSFSDTTAPGVATTAFRDGEGVADYAAAPRFWLGRQLNENWGLRGSYFSASASESRTPHLNPAIPTTGTNFGTYTAWGNAQLTAVDLDVVRSFYMSDDWKLDAFAGARYGSFDVSSGIDSFGVFTTGNFVNLNLQNNCQFDGAGASLGFSSRNRLWGSNLYLLWSGRGSMLFGRSDMVARSAGTVASSPSAPLVGAANDDLDRNVPSTLDIIESQLGLQYEFRLLEMPYNCFVRCAFEFQHWNVNNQENRGAGFGGTIGELTTNSFASGGPGNATLLGLSLATGFTW, encoded by the coding sequence GTGTTCATACAACGAATTGCCGCAGCGGCGGCCCTCGTCGTTTGTTGCTGCGTCGCCACGGCAACGGCCCAGGAATATGACGACCTCGGCGAACCAAGCGTGGCCGCGACGGTCTATCAACCAACGGCTTATTGGTACAGCGGCGCCGAGTTTTTGTTCTTGAATGTCAATGCCGACTCTGGCGGTCAGATAACTGTGTCGTTTAGCGATACAACCGCGCCGGGCGTGGCGACGACGGCCTTTCGCGATGGCGAAGGCGTCGCCGATTACGCAGCCGCTCCTCGTTTTTGGCTCGGCCGGCAACTGAACGAAAATTGGGGCCTCCGCGGCAGCTACTTTTCGGCGAGTGCCAGTGAATCGCGCACGCCGCACTTGAATCCCGCGATTCCCACGACAGGCACGAACTTTGGCACTTACACCGCTTGGGGCAACGCACAACTCACCGCCGTCGATCTCGATGTGGTTCGCAGCTTTTACATGTCGGACGATTGGAAGCTCGATGCCTTTGCTGGCGCTCGCTATGGTTCGTTCGACGTCTCCTCGGGCATCGATTCGTTCGGCGTGTTTACAACCGGCAACTTCGTGAACCTGAATCTGCAGAACAACTGCCAGTTTGATGGCGCTGGCGCATCGCTGGGCTTTAGTTCTCGCAATCGATTGTGGGGGAGTAACCTGTACCTGCTGTGGAGCGGGCGGGGCTCGATGCTGTTTGGCCGGTCCGACATGGTGGCCCGCTCGGCTGGCACGGTGGCGAGTTCGCCGAGCGCTCCGCTGGTGGGAGCTGCGAACGATGATCTTGATCGAAACGTTCCCAGCACGCTTGACATCATCGAATCGCAATTGGGTTTGCAATACGAATTTCGTTTGCTGGAGATGCCCTACAACTGCTTCGTGCGCTGCGCCTTCGAATTCCAGCACTGGAATGTCAACAACCAAGAAAATCGTGGCGCCGGCTTCGGCGGCACCATCGGCGAATTGACGACGAATAGCTTTGCTAGCGGCGGCCCCGGAAACGCAACGCTACTCGGCCTGAGTCTGGCGACAGGCTTTACCTGGTAG
- a CDS encoding SHD1 domain-containing protein — translation MRFEDDSQVPFRPQYVRWAKGINPRDPAAVAAANSKRQNPNPAQTASKLEAAEKPATTPAPKQPRNFKRTWQDTSGKFSVEAEFIGLADGKVDLKKADGKVLSIPLDRLSETDQAAARAMVESLPNPFESNVQQGVIGSSSPTAVWQGVTEAEISFANLTPATYMRAAAYAAPWNVKADKVTPHFPRLSPKFVSFETEGVRSDDIYEYLFNEATETIWISQANRQWGLTRIQRVDLVQGRLLPMIEFAGYNHLLAVNPSGNLVLTNGDQNRINVWKVGTQGLTAIKSISLTGRNDQEWVAHFVDDNRALISTSRGSVLVSLLDYTASSSRPVNPLQFSPNRKHFLTWLNDQLIMVDSLSGKVLGTFAPGGKTQTTAAQDGCVYRIAFTPDGSQVAYASTDTLYFFDAQTGKELKALPIPNLPMFGLLSFSPQGYAVLSGEYAIEPVQGQVVAHVNVGTEMRVPYGGQQWYLKRSTANGKTTLTLEHCELPSAEMITRLAQSRIDDLQKVKPGSTLSLQTSPELPAAEQQQIRQAMAKKLEGTRLSVAPEGEMGDCVLTIEQVKQENLGVEITLRISSDKGASLWTFKCPIRPEETQLLTGEYFSLLLGKVMPRQLSDAIFQAQITPEGLKIE, via the coding sequence GTGCGATTCGAAGACGATAGCCAAGTGCCGTTTCGTCCGCAGTATGTTCGCTGGGCGAAAGGGATCAATCCGCGAGATCCGGCTGCCGTGGCTGCCGCAAACAGCAAGCGTCAGAATCCCAATCCGGCCCAAACAGCAAGCAAACTCGAAGCTGCAGAAAAACCGGCCACAACTCCCGCCCCCAAACAGCCACGAAATTTCAAACGTACCTGGCAAGACACCTCGGGCAAGTTCTCCGTGGAAGCGGAATTCATAGGGCTTGCCGATGGCAAGGTGGATCTCAAGAAGGCCGACGGCAAGGTTCTTTCGATTCCACTCGATCGGCTCTCAGAGACCGACCAAGCCGCTGCCCGGGCGATGGTCGAGAGTCTCCCAAATCCGTTTGAATCCAACGTGCAGCAAGGAGTGATCGGCTCATCCTCGCCTACGGCAGTCTGGCAGGGAGTGACGGAAGCGGAGATCTCGTTCGCTAATCTCACCCCGGCGACCTACATGCGAGCAGCGGCTTATGCAGCTCCGTGGAATGTCAAAGCCGATAAGGTTACTCCCCATTTTCCGAGGCTGTCTCCGAAATTCGTCTCGTTCGAAACCGAAGGCGTACGCAGCGACGATATCTACGAGTACTTGTTCAATGAGGCGACGGAAACCATCTGGATATCGCAGGCCAATCGCCAGTGGGGCCTCACTCGAATTCAGCGGGTGGATTTGGTGCAGGGGAGATTGCTCCCCATGATCGAGTTTGCTGGATACAACCACTTACTGGCCGTCAATCCGAGCGGCAATCTCGTTCTTACCAATGGAGATCAGAATCGAATCAATGTCTGGAAGGTGGGAACTCAGGGACTAACGGCAATCAAATCTATCTCTCTAACGGGCAGGAATGACCAGGAATGGGTTGCGCATTTTGTTGACGACAATCGGGCCTTGATCTCGACTTCCCGCGGCTCAGTTTTGGTTTCGCTACTGGACTACACCGCCAGCAGTTCGCGGCCGGTAAATCCGCTTCAATTCAGCCCCAATCGCAAACATTTCCTGACCTGGTTGAACGACCAATTGATCATGGTCGATTCGCTCAGCGGAAAGGTACTTGGCACGTTTGCTCCCGGCGGCAAGACACAAACCACGGCCGCCCAGGACGGCTGCGTTTATCGAATTGCGTTCACGCCCGATGGTAGTCAGGTGGCATATGCATCCACCGACACGCTGTACTTCTTCGACGCCCAAACTGGTAAGGAATTAAAGGCCCTACCGATCCCGAATTTGCCGATGTTCGGACTTCTTTCCTTTAGTCCCCAAGGCTACGCAGTGCTCTCGGGCGAATACGCGATTGAGCCCGTTCAGGGACAAGTGGTGGCGCACGTCAATGTGGGAACTGAGATGAGAGTTCCATACGGCGGACAGCAATGGTATCTGAAACGCTCGACCGCAAACGGCAAGACAACTCTTACCCTGGAACACTGTGAACTTCCCAGCGCGGAGATGATCACTCGGCTCGCGCAGTCGCGGATCGACGACCTCCAGAAAGTTAAACCTGGCTCAACTCTGTCGTTACAAACCAGCCCTGAGTTGCCAGCCGCTGAACAACAACAAATTCGTCAAGCGATGGCGAAGAAATTGGAAGGGACCCGACTTTCGGTCGCCCCAGAAGGCGAGATGGGTGATTGTGTCCTCACCATCGAGCAGGTCAAGCAGGAGAACTTGGGGGTCGAAATCACGTTACGAATTTCCTCAGACAAAGGTGCTTCCTTGTGGACTTTCAAATGCCCCATTCGACCTGAGGAAACGCAATTGCTCACCGGAGAGTATTTTTCGCTGCTCCTGGGCAAGGTCATGCCGCGACAACTCTCCGATGCCATTTTTCAGGCGCAGATCACTCCTGAAGGGTTGAAAATTGAATAG
- a CDS encoding BON domain-containing protein: protein MPLFDATLAERVGSAIETNPYLSGRKLRFEAQEGRVTLNGVVASYFQKQMAQEVIKRVEGVKQIENELEVSWC, encoded by the coding sequence ATGCCGCTTTTTGACGCTACTCTGGCCGAACGTGTCGGTTCGGCGATCGAGACCAATCCGTACTTGAGTGGCAGGAAGCTGCGGTTCGAGGCCCAGGAAGGGCGAGTGACGCTGAACGGCGTGGTGGCTTCTTATTTTCAGAAGCAGATGGCTCAGGAAGTCATCAAACGCGTCGAAGGCGTGAAGCAAATTGAGAATGAGCTCGAAGTGAGCTGGTGCTAA